The Chelonoidis abingdonii isolate Lonesome George chromosome 11, CheloAbing_2.0, whole genome shotgun sequence genomic interval GGAAAAGACCTATGAAGTCATCTAGACAATTCCCCAGGCAGTGCACTTTGTACACTGGGTTCCCAGGCAGTCAGGGTCTGCCATTGCTATTTTTAAAGGTGCCTACGCTGAGTGCAAAGTCTTGCCTTAAAACACCTTAGCTCATGCATTTTCCTAGTTGCGATGGGGCCACAGATGAAAGGGGTGTTTTGCCTGGGACCTAACTGGTGTCCCCAGAACCAGATTAAAGCCTTGGACTGCTCCTGCCCTTGCTAGGTGCTTTATCTGGGTTATAACCAGGCTCTCTGGCTTGGGTGTAGCTTTAGGAGAGCTGGGGTCATGGAGAGCCTGCAGCGCTGGGTTCTACATGTGCCTTGAAACACATACATCGTTGTCTGTGCCAGGCCAACATCCTTTACTCCACTGAAGGGACAGCCtgtctccacccccacccactgcagattatccagatttttttttttaatgaccctgttgatcttcccccaccccctctttggATTAAAGGAACTGGCTAGGCTGGTGGCTAGTCCCTTGCAGCCATTTCAGTGACTTCTGCCAGCTGCTTTGCTTTCATCCTCCCACACTAGAAAACGCAGCAGGTTGCTAagtgaatggggggggggggcggtccctGGAGTAAGTGCCTTTGGGAGGGGAAGTGCAGGACTGAGCCTTGGTCTCAGAGCAGCTGTGCACCAGCTGTGGcacctgcagtgctgggcaggctgtCTGACACCCCAGATATTCGGAGAGTCTCTGCTCTCCCTTGATTTCCCACCTGTCAAACCAGGCCCTTCATCTAGTGGCCCCTGTGTGACACTAATTAACTCcttaccaggggcggctctaggtattttgccgccccaagtacggcaggcaagctgccttcagtgacttgcctgtgggaggtctccgatcccacggattcggcggcacgcctgtgggagttccaccgaagccgcgggaccagcggacacgccgcaggcatgtcgccgaaggcaacctgcctactcccctcgcggcaaccggcagagcgcccgccatggcttgccgccccagggacgtgcttggcatgctggggcctggagccacccctgcccctgactttcCCTTTCATGCCCTCCAGCTTAGAGGGGAGGTACAGCTACAGGGAATAGCACTCAGTGCTATGAGGGAGAAGCCCAGCAACTTGCATGAGTATGAAAGCCCCTGGAGAAAGGAAACATGTCTCTCCCCTGGCCCATGGTAAGCTCATCTCAGCAGCAAGGGGGGCCTGCCTCCTCTAGGCTGAAGGGTGTGTGAGAGGTGCGGAGGGCAGTCTCAGTCCGCACAAGGCCCACAACTCAGGTTTTGGTGCAAGACTACACCGCTTGTAAACAGACGTGTAGAAACACAGGTGTGCGAGTCCCTTCTGGCACTGAAAAGCCTCAGTGCAAGTGACCTGAATAGGAGCAGAAGCTTCTGGCTAACTGGGGGCTCTTGTTTCCTTCCTAGATTAAGGAGATCACATTCCTGAAAAACACGGTCATGGAGTGCGATGCCTGTGGTGAGTTGCTCTGTGAAAtgccccaggcccagctgctcactgctgcCTCCTAAACAAGCAACAGACCATCAGCTACCACAGCCCCCATCAAGGGGTTGGCTTGTTCACGTTCACGAGAAGTGCCCTAGGATAATCCTCAGACTTGGCAATGCCCctcttcaaagcacttcataaCCATTAACTAAGCTTCGTGACCCACTCCTGGGAGGCAGCTGAGGATAATTGTACTGAGCTGTGATCTAGGGAAAGTGAAGCAACTTGTCCCCAGGAAGTCAGTGTCGGAGCTGGGGTTAGAATGTGGGTATTTCTggaccccagccctgtgctcaggtCTGTTTCCTAGGATGTCACCCCCTTAGCAATCGCAAGCGGAACAATTAGctggtgcaggggctgggagccacatGTGCCTACATAAGCCTCTTCCGTTCTGCCACCCAGGCCTTGCCCAGACACACATGCACTAGCTTaattacactgctgtaaaacGCTGTGTAGACAGTTGTCTTTTAGATCAGCTCAGACGTGTTCCTAGTCAACGTAAGCTAAACCGCTGCTCTTCACCTGAATGCGGCGTGTTTACACAGCCTTTCGCATctgtttgaaaatcaggcctcaagtTAAACCTGTGCAGTGCTGCAAGGAGGTGAGCCCAGAGTCCTCTCGATCGCCGGCTGCCTCGGGACCAGCCTTAGTCCACACAACCCCCACCTCTTTGTACCCTCAACCGTTGATAGACTCTGTTCCATAATAGCCCTCTGCCAGGCCACCCTGCACCGGGCAGGGCAGTCATTTCGGTTTTCAGGTGCCTACAGCCACCTGTCGCCTAATAACCCCACggggcaggggttctgaggggtAGTTAGGGGGCGGAAGTGGGAGGGAGCGGATGGGGGCAAGTTTGCTAGTTAAGAGTTGGCCACTCCTGAGCTGTGAATGAAATGGAACATTACTCTGTGCCAGTCCTTCCAAGCCACTTCTGCCCCGTCCAAACAAGGAAACAATCAATCAACATTTTGTACATCAATTGCTGCCTGCTCCCCACTAAGTGACTTTCTGGCCTGAGATTTACTTCCAGTGTACTTAGTTTTAGGAGAGTGCAGTTGAGTGAGATGTTCCGTTATTTGCCAGCACATCTAAAGAATAGAGCAGTAACTGGTTCCACATTTCTGCAGCAAAAGAGAttagccagagctctgggacccaccgtACAGAATCACATTCATCCACAGCAGTTCTTTTAATAAGTTGCTCATAAAACTGTCTTGAACTTTCTTCTCCTCACTTGATCTTTGTCTTCCCTGCTCATTACTCTGGTTTCCAAAGAGTTTGGGGAAAGATGGATTACTTGGCATTCCTGGGGCTATCCCTCGAGCTGTCAGGGCCTTGAATGAGAACTCTTCTTAGCATTCCTGCAGCTCTAATCCATACCGTCAAGGCAGACTGGGTAACAGTCCTCTCATGGGACAACCTTGGAGCTTCAGAAATAGATACTAATCTTAGATCCCCAGCCGGGAGTTGTACCAGCCCTCCCTTCTGGGGCCAGTTCTGGACCCTCTGCTACCCTGGGGAGTCTGGGTAATGAGTGTGATGGTTAAGCGAGCAGGACTGAGAAGGATGTGGATGTCATTAATGTACCAGATGGGGAGTCAGGCTGTATTTCCCACTGAGTCTGAGAGGCCTCAGACAAGtaacttctttgtgcctcagtttccccatctacaaaatagGAACAAGACTCTTTTCCCTCCCAGGGCTGAGAGAGATCATTCactatttgtgaagcactctgagaaggcccctggtaagtgtaACATAGGATAGGTGCTCTCTGTGGCAGCTCTGTTCCTAACATATTTTCTGTTCTTCAGGTATGCACCCAGGGGCAACGGGCCCAGCGATCAGCATAACACGATTTCCCAGATGTTTGCCAAACTCATGTTTCCCTGGAGTTACCTGCACCGAGACTGACTCTGGCTTCCACTGTGGACCCTGCCCCCTGGGCTTCACAGGCAATGGGACCAACTGCACAGATATCAATGAGGTCAGAACCCACCTGCAGTGAGTCACGGGACATTACAGAAACCTGTGGCTAACTCCTATCTGGAGCAGAGTAGGAGTCTCTCATGTTAGCCTTGTCATCAGCAGTGGAGGTCACACAGTTACACTTCCCTGCCTAATGCAACAGACCAATGGCCTCTGTAATTTAACTGGAGTGGATGCATATCTCATGTATTAAAACTCCCTTCTTCTTGCTCCATCCAAGAAGTCTTTAAAGGCTTggtgtctctttctaaaagtgaTGCAAACAGGGGCCTGATGCAAAAAGTTATCAGATGAGGGTCGCTGGCCTGTGATATGCacctcagactagatgatcataatggacCCCTGAAACCTGCACAGCAGGCTCCCTCCAAACACACTAAACCGGCCTCAGTGTTTCCAATCTGTCTCTGCAGTTTAAGATCAGATTCTACCAggcaaatgattttttcccccctgattCTTTGGCTAGTCTCTTACTAAAGACCGGTTTTACGTCCTTTGTACAGCTAGAATTTCGTTCAGCTGAGGTTTGTTGGATGGTAACAGGTTTCCTTGTTTAATGACACCGGGGATATAATGCACAAAGATTAAATTAAAACGGTGGGAAAAGATGAAGCAATTTAAAATGAAGGGAAGTATAATGTTTGGGGCTGGAGGTGCTGTTGAACGCTAACGCTCTCCTTCTGAGATGGGCAACTTCACCACAGTGCTGTGAATAAACCCTGACCCTTCAAAACCAGCATGGTCAATTATACAGCACTTCGGACTCTGAGACACTGCCAAGGAGGGTCAGTTACTACCCTGCCTGGAAACCAGTCGGCACCTTGGAAATTAACGGGAAGGAATCTTCTTGGTTGATTTGCTTTCCTTGTCTGCATCCTATTCAGCTTGGGAGAGCGGAGGACATggggagctagggtgaccagacagcaaatgtgaaaaatcgggacggggtggggggtaataggagcctatgtaagaaaaagaccccaaaatcaggactgtcccaatataatcgggacatctggtcaccctatggggaGCTGCACTTTCCACTGGCACAGAAATTCAAATATCTCCATTCACTCTTGCCTGCCTCTTGAGGCTGTCCCTCCTTGCCCTGTCCCACCAGGGTCAGACTATAGGAATGGCTGGTTTACAATCACAACTAGCAATTCAGCAGGAACTCTCCTTCCTGCCTACAGTGCAGCACGAATCCCTGCTTCCCAAGAGTCAACTGCGTTAACACGGCCCCTGGCTTCCATTGTGACCCTTGTCCCACCGGCTACACTGGGCCAGCACCCCAAGGGGTTGGGCTAGCATTCGCCAGAGCCAACAAACAGGTACATCCACCCCCCTCATCCCATCCCCAAAAGCCACTTTAAGTGAGGTGGCTGCTTTCTACTGAGGTGCGattcaccctcccacttcctcctTCCCGGACAGGTCTGCACAGACATCAATGAATGTGAGACCGACAGCGCCAGGGCTTGCGTCCCAAACTCCATCTGCATCAACACTCGGGTAAGTAGCACCAGCTGGCCTGGGCCACTGCCCCTAGATACCCTGTAGCATCCCCTTTCCGTTGGGATGGAGCAGTTGCACCCGCTGGATGGGGGTTCAAGCAACGTTTTCCCAGCACCCATCTTACTTCTTGTCGCTCCTCTGGCAGGGATCCTACCGGTGCGGGTCCTGTAAGCCTGGCTTTGTTGGGGACCAGATTGCTGGGTGCAGGAGCCAGGTGGAGAGACGCTGTCCCAATGGGGAACTCAGTCCGTGCCATGAGAGAGCTCGCTGCATCGTTGAACGTGACGGGACCATCTCGTGTGTGGTGAGAACCAAACTGCCCTTCGCTTAGACAGCAAGGCCttcggggggagggcaggggggctgttCTCCCTTCACGTCCGTACTATCACTGATCCCTACTGGCCAGCACGTGCCACCAGTTCAAGTCTGCATCACTTCCTGCTCCCAGCTGAGCTGAGAGAGGAACTTCTCCGTTAGCACACTGCAGAGCAGCCTGTTGCTTGCAGAGAAGATGCTGCCTACGTGCAGTGAGCCAATGCTTCCAGGTCTGTGTGTGTCCACAGCCCCTGAGTACTGCACTGATGCTGAAGGGGGGTGAGCCCTGTTCAGACTGGGCACTAAAGGCCAGTGGAACACGCTGGAgccagggggagcccagggctgctgaatctctctatgcctcagtatGCAGCTGAGAGCTCAGATCTGAACTAACACGTCACAGCACAACTGCCTCTTCCAGGGGATAGCTCACCTGGGGAATGAGGCGTCCAATCCCCCAGGATTTGTGAGGCCAAGTGCAGCCCGTGGTATGCAGCCCTGCAGCCCGGATGCATGTGCTCAGGAGAGCGGGTCTGCAGTAGATCTCTCACTGCACCCTCACTCCCCACATTTGCTGTCTTGCAGTGCATTGTCGGCTGGGCTGGGAATGGCTACGTCTGCGGGAGGGACACAGACATTGATGGATTCCCAGATGAGAAGCTGCGCTGCACAGACCGAAAATGCCGCAAGGTAAGAGACTGAGCAGGACACCAGGGCAGTGCAGAGCAAGAGGCCAGCACTAAAGAGCTCAAAACACAGGTCAGCTCCGCTTCCCCGCCCCTATGGAACCACTGTCCCCCAAGCCATGCAGGCGAGTCGCTCACAGCTGCCCCAGGACTGGCTCAGGAGTGACCTGACTCCCAGGGCAGATGTGTCGCTTGTAGCCGCCCCCAGGACTGGCTCAGGAGTGACCTGACTCCCAGGGCAGGTGCGTcgctcatggctgctgctccgGGACTGGTTCAGGAGTGACCTGACTCCCAGGGCAGGCGCATCGCTCGCGGCTGCCACCCTGGGACTGGCTCAGGAGTGACCTGACTCCCAGGGCAGGCGCATCGCTTGTGGCTGCCACCCTGGGACTGGCTCAGGAGTGACCCGACTCCCAGGACAGGCTTGCCCAGGATTTTGTGGTTTGAAAAAGGGTGGCGGGGAGGGTGTTTGCACAATACACCAGCAGCTCAAGGTACTTCACGGCTGCTCTTCTGTCAGGATAACTGCGTGACCATCCCCAACTCCGGTCAGGAGGATGCAGACAAGGATGGCATCGGTGATGCGTGCGATGACGATGCTGATGGAGATGGGATATTAAATGCAGAGGTTTGGACTCTCTAATGCTTAGCCCCAAGCCATGCCAGCACATACCCACCGAACCCAGAGAAACAAGGAGGTCCTAGCATGcagtgctccagctctgcctACATGGCTGGAGACCTGTAGCCTTCACCCTGGGATGCTGAAGTTGAGGCTGGCGCTAATCAGGATGTGCGTCTGCTGGGCAAAGCTTGGGCGGCCTCTACGGTACCTGAAGCAAAGGGGGCTTTTTGGGGTGAGAGCTTCAGATGTGCCCTAAAGAGCCATTGTTTTGTCCAGTGCTGACCGGAGGCTTTAATCCTCTCGTGAAACGATCAaggcaggaaggggtgggtgTGGAGGAAGAGCGGGAGGCTGTGATTGGATGAAATCGTGCTTCTTTGAGGGCGTGGCAGGGATAGGTGTGTCCCAGCTTTTCAGTGTTGGTCCTGGGCAAATGCTGGTCCCAGCTGAACATACACCGCTCCTGGGCTTTGCGACAATGCCTGGAATGAGGGCATCAGGCTGGGCTCAGATCGTTCAGAGCAGGTCTGTCCCGGGACCCCTTTCTGTACCTTCCCCACAGCCGGGCGCAGCTTCATCAtggctcccttccccccacctcacaGGACAACTGCGTCTTTGTGCGCAATACGGACCAGCGCAACACGGACAAGGATAGCTTTGGCGACGCCTGTGACAACTGCCGGCACGTGAAGAACAACGACCAGCGGGACAGTGACAGGGACGGGAAGGGAGACGTGTGTGATGATGACATCGATGGAGACAGTaagggcgggggggctgggacacaGACCACACCCAAACAAGAGTGGCGGTGCCTTGAGCTGCCCCCGGCCCCGGGCCACAGACTAAGTCACGTCGGGCAGAAATCAGATACTAGAGACAGGTGGCCTAAAGCGCTGCAGGAAAAGCACTAAATTTCTGACTGGCTAAAGCCCTTCTAATCACTGTGTCCTTGGGCAGAGATTCGCCCCCACCAAGGACACAGGCCAAAAGCCTTCACGGTTCACAAGAGGCCACAACGCACGCGATCTCCATACTGGCCCTAGAACCTGACTTCCCAAatcagagctgcagcagcttccACGTAGAAATGAAGCCGCTGGGCACACTGAGCAGCTCCCAGCCTAGGCCACTCAGTGGCTGAAGGCCTGCTGAGTGCACAACCTGCCTCAGGCTGATGAGGGAACACTCGGAGTTAAAGCAGCAAGTGTCAGGGCTAGGTCCTGGAAGAGGTTTGCTGGTCTATACGTCATCACCAGATAGCTGGGCTGGGGGTAAATGCACGTTTTCTAGGGCCAGAAACCACAACTGCCCCAGGCCTGGGAGAGAGGAAATTCCTTTACAGACTATTCCCCAGAGTTGCTACAACTAAGGAATCTCCCTGGCACGATTCATTGGTGGAGAAGCTCATGGCATTGTGATAAGAAGTGAAGTCAGAGAGGTTGCTGAGTATATTGTGTCTGGCCTGTCTCAGACCTCCAGAAGATGCTGCTGGAGTTTTCCAAGTCTAACAGCCAATGCGTAGTAAATAAGCCAAGGCTAATACATAAAATCTGCTTTAGAGCAGTTTGGGAAAACACTGACGTTACTCCTGGACAGACAGGATGCTGAATGTTTGCAGCTCTGTCACTCTCTGTGAGGAATGCAGGTTTGAGAACAGTTCCTCTCTCAGGCCAGCATGGTACAGATGTGTCTAGGAATGATAACATGGGTGAGATTTCTTTGTAATGGGAAACCTGGACACTTGTAGAAGCAGCTGTTAACAAGGAGAGCTAACACCCTGTGTCCAGCACCCTGAGCCACAGGCTGGGAACTACCAGTCCGGGGGCATTTTCTCATTGGTCTCCCTCCCACTAAACACCTTTCCTTCCTCACCCCTCACATACCAGTTGGATATTTGGAGGACCCAGGAAAGGTTCAGCTCTCACCCAGATCACAGAGGGGATATGGGCACTAGGGAGAATCCCGTGTCCTGGGGGAGATGTCACTGGTGGGCTGCTGTAACTTCTGGATGAGCGTTCATTGCTTGGAAAACTGAAGTCTCCCACCCTTGGAGTGGCAAAGGGGGAATAAGTCTAGTGTGGACAAAGCCCAGTTTGGTGAATGCCGCCAACAGCTGTGGGCACCGTTTTGGCCTTTGACAGACATAGCTGCCCTCTGTAGGCAACTTGTGGTATTGCCGGCCAAAACTCAAGTCAAGTACATTCACACCTCTAGTGCAAAAAGCTCAACAATTCAGTGCTCTCCTTTGGCCTCAGGTTCCCATCAGGCTGTTTACCTGACCCaaaccttctgttttctttttgcctCTTTAGTTAGTAAGGTTTTACTGTGCTGAACAAACTCATTTATGTTTACAGGCATGTGCTTCTGCCTTTGAACCATTAAAGGGTTCAAAATAATGTGGCCTCTGATCTTCTGATTTCAGTCCCCAGGGATGATTCAGCCCTAGAGAAGAGCCTTTGGAGGCACTGAAACACCAGAGAACATAAATACATGAAATGCACACAGAGGGGCATGAAGAACTGAGCCAGTCCCAGCTTCCTGCCCTCTCTAACCTAGTTGCTGCACCTGCCTCTCATGGCAGTGCTGGGTTAAAGGGCCCTGTGTTTGTGGCTTACAGAGATCAAAAATGTGGAGGACAACTGCAAAAACACCCACAACCCTGATCAGAAAGACAGTGATGGGGACGGAGTGGGGGACGTGTGTGACAGCTGTCCTACCATCAGTAACCCAGGCCAGGCAAGTAAACGTCGCTCCTGCTTGAGCTCTCATCAGCGGGTGTAGTGGCAGGGACGCCACCCACACTGCCCAGCCACGGGCTGCCTCGCTGGTAGCTCAATCTCCACTACAGAAGGGCAGCCTGTAGAgaccacagctcccagcatgcatggGCCTGATGGAGCAGCAGCTTTGCATCCTAAAATACTGCTCTCCATGACTGTTGCAGGGAGAAATCCACCAGTTCACCATGAGCACTGCAGAAATTGCTTCCTCTGTGGGGCCCTCTTCACCTAGCCAGCGCTAAATATCAATTGAGGGGGCAGGTGCTTAGGCCCAAGCAGTCTGTTCTTCCTTGGGATCTAAATCTTCAGTCCACCTGGGGCACGTTTCAGCTGATggttaatgttttgttttaccaGGAAGATGCTGACCATGACCTCGTGGGGGACCTGTGTGACACTAACCAGGACCGGTGAGaaccagctgcccccaggctcaTTTGGGGAACAAGTAATAGCTGCTCTTGAGACAACTATTGGCCTattacagaggtgggcaaactacagcccgtgggccacatccagcttgCAGAcgctcctgcctggcccttgagctcccggccagggagaCTGGCCCCCGGCCACTCCTCTGctgtccctccttccctgcagccgTGCCACCATGCAGGCAGCGCTCTGGGTGCCGGGGCTCACACTCCTGCAGGGCAGCACGGCTGCCAGACGTGCTGCTCTTAGCAGCATGGTAAGGAGgtcagggggttggataaggggcgggGAAcccgaggggcagtcagggaacagggagcagggggggtggatggggcagaggttcagaTAAACGTGCGAGTCCTGGGGGGCCTATCAGGGGgcaagggtgtggataggggtcagggcaggcagggagcaggcaaggttggataggtgtgggagtcccaggggcctgtcgggggggtgtgtgtggatgaggtcggggcagtcaggggacaaggagcagggggggttagatgggtcaggagttctatGGGGGGGTttcagggggtggataggggtcaggctgtttggggaggcacagccttccctacccagccctctaTACAGGTTTGCAACCCTGAggtggcccttaggccaaaaagtttgcccacccctggtccaGCTTGAGTGAATTTAACCACCAGCTGCCACTTTCCTGCTGTCAGGCAGGATCCCAACTCACCTGACAGGCGGGTTCCTTTGTaaaacacacacccacacttGTTGCAGGCTTCTTGCTGTTGCATGTGGGGCAGAGTTCATGTGCCCGTTGCGCCCTTTAGCATCCACTGGTCTTGCCAGATGTTCTGATCTTGGCTTGTCTGATGTTCTCTCTGCCAGAGATGGGGACGGGCACCAGGACTCACATGATAACTGCCCCTCAGTGCCCAACAGCTCCCAGCTGGACACGGATCACGACGGGATTGGAGATGAATGTGATGATGACGATGACAATGATGGGATTCCGGATCTAAGACCTCCCGGCCCTGACAACTGCCGGCTAGTCCCCAACCCCGGTCAAGACGATTCAGACCGTAAGGGGAACAAGTGTCGCACAAGCCCTGCAGGACCTGCCCTTTCTTGCTTTCAGTCACATGCTAGCTAGTTTAAAGAACATTTAGGAGACATGACTTCCTTTTCTTGGGTGTAGTGACTGGATTAAAAGGTGTGAAattcctccccccctccgccAGCATTATTAGCATCTGTGACTGGGAGGGGGAACCAGCCCCAGGTGGGGGTTCCTACAGAACTGTCCCAAGAGAAGTCCAGCTGTGCATGGACACTTGGCCCCAGCAGGGCACCTATCTGGGAGGTGGTTGTATTAACGTAGATGGAATACATGGCCTAAAGGCATTACCAGAACCTAGTCACTAAACCAGACTAAACAGATCTGGGATTTGCTGGAGAGACCTCCAGCTGCTTGGCACCAACACCATTACAAATCCTGTTACCCTTTAATAAAAGGCACAGAAAGGGAAGTGGGGCtggttaaagcatttgaaatgtaaagtattaattAAGGCTTTTATGCTAatatcccttgttccctttccctggtGAGAGTTTTTCGAAGCACCACCCTCCTCGCCTGACAGTTTCTTAGATCGTACTAAAAGATGGTAATAATTGTCCTTTTagggaaaagagaggaaattaGTTGAGTTGGGCAGGAGCTACTGTcaaagtctgatcctgtttcctaaGACAAAACAAGACGAACACACCCAAAGgagagaaaagagcaacaaagaggaaaaaaacagcttCTGGCTCTGGggttgactttcacttgcagcctcactgctggaaaaacacaggcccaGCCCATGGTCTGATCAGCTGCTCCGAGACCTGGCAAATTTGTACCAGCATCAGACTGTTTAGGGCCTGGCTTTTAGTTGCCCTCTGGGCAGTGTTGGCCAGCTAAGCTAGACGCTTACcagacagaagaaaagagaagaaataagatatGGAAGGAAACAGTGTCACATCCCAGTTGGTGTTCAGGAGTCAGCCAGAACAAGGGGTGGTggtgtcatctgggtccctctctggTCTAGTCAGGTCAGGATATggctcaggattaggatgaagggGGTCCAAGGTCCCCAGAGACAGTGAGGGTGGCAGCCATGAATGAAGCTTGTTCCTTCTCCTTCTTTCAGTCAGT includes:
- the COMP gene encoding cartilage oligomeric matrix protein isoform X2; translated protein: MISTLAFIFLLSLCCPFASSQMTDVGGEDVRHQMLAEMRETNLALKEVRDLLKQQIKEITFLKNTVMECDACGMHPGATGPAISITRFPRCLPNSCFPGVTCTETDSGFHCGPCPLGFTGNGTNCTDINECSTNPCFPRVNCVNTAPGFHCDPCPTGYTGPAPQGVGLAFARANKQVCTDINECETDSARACVPNSICINTRGSYRCGSCKPGFVGDQIAGCRSQVERRCPNGELSPCHERARCIVERDGTISCVCIVGWAGNGYVCGRDTDIDGFPDEKLRCTDRKCRKDNCVTIPNSGQEDADKDGIGDACDDDADGDGILNAEDNCVFVRNTDQRNTDKDSFGDACDNCRHVKNNDQRDSDRDGKGDVCDDDIDGDKIKNVEDNCKNTHNPDQKDSDGDGVGDVCDSCPTISNPGQANADHDLVGDLCDTNQDRDGDGHQDSHDNCPSVPNSSQLDTDHDGIGDECDDDDDNDGIPDLRPPGPDNCRLVPNPGQDDSDRDGVGDRCEDDFDSDQVIDRIDVCPENAEVTLTDFRAFQTVVLDPEGDAQIDPNWIVLNQGMEIVQTMNSDPGLAVGYTAFNGVDFEGTFHVNTATDDDYAGFIFGYQDSSSFYVVMWKQMEQTYWQANPFRAVAEPGIQLKAVKSNTGPGEYLRNSLWHTGDTTDQVKLLWKDPRNSGWKDKTSYRWFLQHRPQVGYIRARFYEGPEMVADSGVVLDTTMRGGRLGVFCFSQENIIWSNLRYRCNDTIPEDYKTFRTQLDQPMA
- the COMP gene encoding cartilage oligomeric matrix protein isoform X1, which gives rise to MISTLAFIFLLSLCCPFASSQMTDVGVGEDVRHQMLAEMRETNLALKEVRDLLKQQIKEITFLKNTVMECDACGMHPGATGPAISITRFPRCLPNSCFPGVTCTETDSGFHCGPCPLGFTGNGTNCTDINECSTNPCFPRVNCVNTAPGFHCDPCPTGYTGPAPQGVGLAFARANKQVCTDINECETDSARACVPNSICINTRGSYRCGSCKPGFVGDQIAGCRSQVERRCPNGELSPCHERARCIVERDGTISCVCIVGWAGNGYVCGRDTDIDGFPDEKLRCTDRKCRKDNCVTIPNSGQEDADKDGIGDACDDDADGDGILNAEDNCVFVRNTDQRNTDKDSFGDACDNCRHVKNNDQRDSDRDGKGDVCDDDIDGDKIKNVEDNCKNTHNPDQKDSDGDGVGDVCDSCPTISNPGQANADHDLVGDLCDTNQDRDGDGHQDSHDNCPSVPNSSQLDTDHDGIGDECDDDDDNDGIPDLRPPGPDNCRLVPNPGQDDSDRDGVGDRCEDDFDSDQVIDRIDVCPENAEVTLTDFRAFQTVVLDPEGDAQIDPNWIVLNQGMEIVQTMNSDPGLAVGYTAFNGVDFEGTFHVNTATDDDYAGFIFGYQDSSSFYVVMWKQMEQTYWQANPFRAVAEPGIQLKAVKSNTGPGEYLRNSLWHTGDTTDQVKLLWKDPRNSGWKDKTSYRWFLQHRPQVGYIRARFYEGPEMVADSGVVLDTTMRGGRLGVFCFSQENIIWSNLRYRCNDTIPEDYKTFRTQLDQPMA
- the COMP gene encoding cartilage oligomeric matrix protein isoform X3 codes for the protein MECDACGMHPGATGPAISITRFPRCLPNSCFPGVTCTETDSGFHCGPCPLGFTGNGTNCTDINECSTNPCFPRVNCVNTAPGFHCDPCPTGYTGPAPQGVGLAFARANKQVCTDINECETDSARACVPNSICINTRGSYRCGSCKPGFVGDQIAGCRSQVERRCPNGELSPCHERARCIVERDGTISCVCIVGWAGNGYVCGRDTDIDGFPDEKLRCTDRKCRKDNCVTIPNSGQEDADKDGIGDACDDDADGDGILNAEDNCVFVRNTDQRNTDKDSFGDACDNCRHVKNNDQRDSDRDGKGDVCDDDIDGDKIKNVEDNCKNTHNPDQKDSDGDGVGDVCDSCPTISNPGQANADHDLVGDLCDTNQDRDGDGHQDSHDNCPSVPNSSQLDTDHDGIGDECDDDDDNDGIPDLRPPGPDNCRLVPNPGQDDSDRDGVGDRCEDDFDSDQVIDRIDVCPENAEVTLTDFRAFQTVVLDPEGDAQIDPNWIVLNQGMEIVQTMNSDPGLAVGYTAFNGVDFEGTFHVNTATDDDYAGFIFGYQDSSSFYVVMWKQMEQTYWQANPFRAVAEPGIQLKAVKSNTGPGEYLRNSLWHTGDTTDQVKLLWKDPRNSGWKDKTSYRWFLQHRPQVGYIRARFYEGPEMVADSGVVLDTTMRGGRLGVFCFSQENIIWSNLRYRCNDTIPEDYKTFRTQLDQPMA